TTGTAGGGGCATTCTCCTGTCAACATAATTAATACGATATATCAAGAAATGCAACGCTTAAAccctttttcattattttactaaatattTACTGTACTCATCTTGTTTGGGAGAAATTATTTTCATTGGTTTATTGGACTTAAAAAATGCAGTTATACctttaaaaaatgtgaaattttaaaaagttgtacataaactaattaagttgagaaaaaaaaaaaaaaaaaaaaaaaaaaacccctagcTTTAATAAAGGAACATCTCTTCTAATACTATTCTACTcataatggaaatttttttctttgaaagtcACTCATAATGGAAAATATTGTTTAACACTCGTTGACGTATAATCTAtacatacaaaaacaatgttCATACTTTCACAACTAGCGTATATATTAACACGTGATACTAATGGTGAGTACAAAGTGTATGTTAGTAAGTGTAAGATAATCAATGCCCTCTTCATAACTCATGGTTTTTCTTTCTCACACAGCCCTAAAACATGGTTTCATGTAATTTTTGACATCTCTCAATTACCAACTTGCCCTTGAACCTTAGTTTCATGacaaatattttgttttcttaatggCTACTATTACAGTCATATACAACATCTTTGAAGCTCTGCCAATGTATACTTGCCAATTCTGAACATAacacaattaaattttaaatttgtcatATTTCGTACGCTACCacaccattattattattttttaaatctaaaaatgcaataaaatggCAACCAATGAAATGCAATATTTATtgtgtgaacaatgttcatgagAATCTCTGCCTAGGTGATGAGACATAGAGTTCATATACTGGGAGCAATTTAAAGCTGTATATGGCACAGTACCAAATCCAGCCTCTTGTGCAATTTATTCCTTTCCACATGCCAGCAAACTATTTAGGAATTTTTGCTTTAGCACTTTACCTAAAGTCTTTTATAGATTCTCTCCAACTGCATTAAATATACTGTTAAATCAGAATCAACGATCTTTCTAAGAAAGACCAGTTGGAGCTAATCTGAAGATATTGTTCAAGGAATAGGAATTTTTaactttcctttccttttcttttcttttttttttttttttttttctctctctctaatgagCTCTTACAATTTCTGTGTAAATTAGCAATTGCTCATTTTAGTCATACCTAGGTGCTTGTTAAGTAGGTATCTGCATATCAGATTCATGAATGAGTTTGTAACATCTGTTTAGTATTTGATGGTGATTTAGTTGATCTGGTCTAAATAAGTTATATACGAATTTATTCCACATTAGCTGTTGATCATAGAGATATTATTCTTTGTATTTTAAATAGGTCTAGTATAAATCCTGATTATCAACATATAAGACCAGATCCTTCAATGCACTAAGACAGCATTAGAATAATGCACTTGCAGTTGACACATGCACGGCATATGGAATGCAAATCAAGAAgaacaaacatatttttcacattttgctCAAATGTTGCAGTTGACATAGCATTTGCTATGCAAGAAAAGTATTTAAACTAGATGCTGAGACAAGTACTTCATGAGATGAACCATTTAGCATGTTTATCATATGCATATATGAATGTATCTGAGCATTCAGACAGGATAGCATAACAAATTGCAAGGGAGTTTGAACTTTCGGATGTATAAGTAAATGTCTctttgtatgtatgtatatcttTGATGCATTGTATGCAcaaatttatgttaaaaaaatgaaaaacttaaagCATGATCGTTTATCTATTTGTACATTCTTTCAGTCACTTAAAACCTTTTACAAACACATACATGCCTAAGAAGCTTATATTAACAAGTGCAATACATACAGCAAGAAAAGTTCATAGATTCATACAAGAGAATCTCCAAGCCAAGGCAGGAGTCAAGGCCAAGGCAAGTGGTCCTCTTCAGGCCATGACTTGTCATGGTTATCATCAAATACAAGTATGGAAGCAagtacaattcttttttttatttttaccggGTCCCAGTTGCTTAGGATTCGTCGGTGCGGGACCGGATGTCTTATGCCAATTCAAGAATGAAAAAGTTTGGCCCCTCTTccttaaatattataatttgtgGGCTGAATAAGTACCAAACTTACTGAAGGAGACAAAATGGAATGTATTCCTTATTCCATTCCTTGCCTCCAGACAATCTTCACGGAGCATCTTTCcatcaaaacttttttcttaTGTATCTAATTCCATGGCTTGAAGGTGCTCCAGTCAACAGAATCTTCTTCTACATTCTCCAAAAAAACCAGATATGTGTCTCCATCTGCATCCTTTAATACCAATAACATTCAACTAAAACCGATTTACAAGAGAACTAATTTACTATGTACATTGACATGAAAAAAGCTTTCTAACACCAAGGTGAGAAACAAAGATATTATAGTTCTAAGAATCTTCCATGAGTAGAGGGTGAAAGGTGGGCTTTGAAGGTCTCAAGACAACAACAATCGTGGATTCCCTAATCCAAGTTATAAAATTCCCCTCTTAATTCTCAGAATAAGATTCTTGCCTTTGCCAGACAGACTAATAAGAatgcacaacaaaaaaaaacttcggTGCATCAGTGCTGGTACCTAATGCAAGGTGTGAGGTGTAACATAAAGTCATACTCCGGAGGAATTCAAATGGGTAGCAATATCTGAGAATGGAAAGTGGAGATAGAGAACAGGCCCCACATTTAGCAAAGTAGGAAGGACAATATCTCTTTTCAAGTCACTGTGAATATTGAATTGAAGCGGTATTCCATTGGCTATCTCTGTCCAAGATTCTATGCTTCACAACCTCAATCGCCTGGCCCCCAGCCCCCATGCGCAATTCTCTTTTATAAAAGGCATGCTTGGGCATACCTTTGGTTTGTGAGGAGTAGGTGAAGGAGAAAGCAGATAAGCAAGAGCAATCGTAAGTAGTTCTATTTATCCAAGTATCAAGACATCAGCTTGTACCAGAAGAATATAGTATCATCAAGTTCCAAATTTCAAGGGCCAGCAATTTGGatcagggggaaaaaaagaaagcacacaTCAGGTAAAAACAGAACTGATCTTAAGCACAATAGTTTGATAGTTAGCTCCCCTAAATCAGGATAAACTTATgccaagtttttgttttaagaacAGAAGATGTACCATCATCACCAACATCAAGGAAAGAACGTCCACTCTTCTTCAAGAATGTCAATTCCTCCTGAGAGGCATTTATTCCTGCAAGGTGGGAATGGTCCTGGAGATTCAGGACTTGTTCTCTCAACTGATGCTAAGCCTAGACTTAAATGGACACCAGATCTTCACGAGCGGTTCATAGAAGCAGTTAATCAGCTAGGAGGAGCAGACAGTGAGTGTTGTATACAATAATATAAGGATCGTAAAACGCAGGAATTATAGATTATCAAACTTCATCTAATTCCCATATCATTCTTTCAATGCAGAGGCTACTCCAAAAACAGTCATGAAACTTATGGGGATTCCAGGACTCACCTTGTACCACCTAAAGAGTCATCTTCAGGTAAGATATCTATAGTAACCAATGATTGTTATAGAAGTTTAAATGACTACTGGAATTAGGTCATCTTACGTCTCCAGTTCATTAGATAACAGTTACAGTAACACACAAATTTACCTAGTTCACCttctctttaaaaaagaaaaggtgtgACTACATAACtgtatttatgaaaaaaagtttcaaatcttGTCATCTTGTGTCATTCCGTAAATGATGACCAAAGGAGGCCTAGGTAGGAGAAGAGTCAAATGTGCAAATACAAGTTAGACAGACACTTTAACCAATTTGTGGGGTTCTTCAGGGCTAAGGGATGAAGTTAGTTATAAACTAAAACCACTTATACTAATTTCTAACTCTACCTTGTGGCAAGCAGAAGTACAGGCTCAGTAAGAATTTGCATGGACAAGCTAATAGTGGGGTCACCAAAACCGGTAAGAGAAGAATCTCATAAGATTCTTTCTAAACACTAGCAAGTATTTACAGACAATTATATATGTGATGTAAGATTTCTTATTTAAGCATCTGATGTGAAGAATAAAATTAGAACCATTGCATATAGGTATAGCTGGACTGGGGTGTGACAGAGTATCTGAAGCAAATGGAACAACTTTAGACAATTTAAGCATTGGACCCCAGACAAACAAGTATGAAACCTGATAGCCTGTCATGTTTTTTCCGTTCACTTATTTATATATCTATTGATTTAAATCAGCTTTACCGTCCACATCTCATGCTAACATAAAACTCTTAATTCCAGAAACTTACACATGAATGAAGCACTACAGATGCAACTTGAAGTGCAGAGAAGGCTACATGAGCAACTTGAGGTAGACGATACTTTGAAATTTCTGTATATATACATCTGATTGAAATGTCTTTCCAGAAAATGAAAGCAACATCAACGGCTATATACATGTCCAATATTATGTTGACAACACAATGAtgaacaagattttttttaaatgacagaGCTGAATTCCTCACTTCTTCCACAAACATTATTatagggggaaagaaaaaaaaaaggaagaagaagaaagaaagggaaaagcaAAAGCATATTATACAGCAAACAAATTGATTTATGCATGCATCAAGTTTTCCATATACCACTGTAATATTTGCATTTAGTACCAATAAAGTAAATGTTTTCTGACACAAACATCCTGGAAAAGAACCAGGCACTATATTATGAACATTAAACTTACAGAATTTGAATTATGCAGTCAAGAGATGTCAACAACTCACAACTGATTTTTGGAAGTTCATGTGCACAAATATTTAATCACATTCCTTAGAACAACTGATggatataaaattttcaaaaacactacTTTTTACATGATTAATGTTCTGGAAATATGTGCATACATGGTCAGGATCTAATATCATTAATTTGGTTGTTAGTTGTAAAAGGCACACAGTTATATTGTTACGAACATCTTGTAAAGGAAGAATTAGCAGAATTCTGACTAAATTGTGAATTAAACCAGGTACAGAGACACTTACAGCTCCGGATAGAGGCTCAAGGAAAATACCTGCAGTCAGTGCTGGAAAAAGCCCAGGAGACACTGGGAAGACAGAACATAGGTACTGTGGGGCTTGAAGCTGCCAAAATGCAGCTCTCTGAATTGGTGTCCAAAGTATCCAATCAATGCCTGAATTCAGCATTTTCAGAGCTGAAAGAATTACAGGGGTTGTGCCCCCCACAG
This genomic stretch from Castanea sativa cultivar Marrone di Chiusa Pesio chromosome 9, ASM4071231v1 harbors:
- the LOC142611103 gene encoding myb-related protein 2-like isoform X2; protein product: MYHHHQHQGKNVHSSSRMSIPPERHLFLQGGNGPGDSGLVLSTDAKPRLKWTPDLHERFIEAVNQLGGADKATPKTVMKLMGIPGLTLYHLKSHLQKYRLSKNLHGQANSGVTKTGIAGLGCDRVSEANGTTLDNLSIGPQTNKNLHMNEALQMQLEVQRRLHEQLEVQRHLQLRIEAQGKYLQSVLEKAQETLGRQNIGTVGLEAAKMQLSELVSKVSNQCLNSAFSELKELQGLCPPQQTQANQPNDCSMDSCLTSCEGSQRDQEIHNRGMGMGVGMGMGPYSGGAPLEQKEMCEDPMLQKTELRWSDDLKDRMFHSSIGTDAERRMFPVERNSSNLSMSIGLVGEKGNGSNSYSATRFKGRDSDDSFLDQSNNRAESVKLENEKIGQGYRIPYFSAKLDLNAHDENDAAASCKQFDLNGFSWS
- the LOC142611103 gene encoding myb-related protein 2-like isoform X1, encoding MYHHHQHQGKNVHSSSRMSIPPERHLFLQGGNGPGDSGLVLSTDAKPRLKWTPDLHERFIEAVNQLGGADKATPKTVMKLMGIPGLTLYHLKSHLQKYRLSKNLHGQANSGVTKTEPLHIGIAGLGCDRVSEANGTTLDNLSIGPQTNKNLHMNEALQMQLEVQRRLHEQLEVQRHLQLRIEAQGKYLQSVLEKAQETLGRQNIGTVGLEAAKMQLSELVSKVSNQCLNSAFSELKELQGLCPPQQTQANQPNDCSMDSCLTSCEGSQRDQEIHNRGMGMGVGMGMGPYSGGAPLEQKEMCEDPMLQKTELRWSDDLKDRMFHSSIGTDAERRMFPVERNSSNLSMSIGLVGEKGNGSNSYSATRFKGRDSDDSFLDQSNNRAESVKLENEKIGQGYRIPYFSAKLDLNAHDENDAAASCKQFDLNGFSWS